In the Streptomyces coeruleoprunus genome, GCCGTCGTCCCACATGTCGTACTCGTGGGTGCCGAGCGTCAGCATCGGCTCGATCGTGAACGTCATGCCCGGCTGCATGACCGTCGTCGCGTGCGGCGAGTCGTAGTGCGGAATGATCAGCCCCGAGTGGAACGAGGAGTTGATCCCGTGCCCCGTGAAGTCGCGCACCACGCCGTAGCCGAAGCGCTTGGCGTACGACTCGATGACCCGCCCGATGACATTGACCTGCCGGCCCGGCCTGACCGCCTTGATCGCCCGGTTGAGCGCCTCGCGCGTGCGCTCAACCAGCAGCCGCGACGCCTCGTCGACGTCCCCGCACAGGTACGTGGCGTTGTTGTCGCCGTGCACGCCGTGGATGTACGCCGTGACGTCGAGGTTCACGATGTCGCCGTCGCGCAGGACGGTCGAGTCGGGGATGCCGTGGCAGATCACCTCGTTGACCGAGGCGCACAGCGACTTGGGGAAGCCCCGGTAGCCGAGCGTCGAGGGATAGGCTCCGTGGTCGCACATGTACTCGTGGGCGACCCGGTCCAGTTCGTCCGTGGTGACACCCGGCGCGATCAGCTTCGCGGCCTCCTCCATCGCCTGCGCGGCGATGCGGCCCGCGATGCGCATGCGCTCGACGGTGTCGGGGTCCTGGACCTCCGGGCCGTTGTACGGCTTCGGCGCCGGCTTCCCGACGTACTCGGGGCGGCGGATGGATCCGGGGACGGAACGGGTGGGGGAGAGCACCCCTGGGACGAGCAGCGACTGGCCA is a window encoding:
- the map gene encoding type I methionyl aminopeptidase, producing MSGQSLLVPGVLSPTRSVPGSIRRPEYVGKPAPKPYNGPEVQDPDTVERMRIAGRIAAQAMEEAAKLIAPGVTTDELDRVAHEYMCDHGAYPSTLGYRGFPKSLCASVNEVICHGIPDSTVLRDGDIVNLDVTAYIHGVHGDNNATYLCGDVDEASRLLVERTREALNRAIKAVRPGRQVNVIGRVIESYAKRFGYGVVRDFTGHGINSSFHSGLIIPHYDSPHATTVMQPGMTFTIEPMLTLGTHEYDMWDDGWTVVTKDRKRTAQFEHTLVVTESGADILTLP